The Streptomyces sp. V4I8 genome includes the window CATGGGAAGGAAAAACACACTGAGCGGGAGAACTTGAGGCCTGACCTCGATCATTCACGTGCGCGCGCCGGCTTGAGGTGATCGGTCGAGGTTGAGGTTTCGTCCTGGTTCGTCCTTCGGGTGGTGGTGACGTTCCGGCCCGTGTGTCGTCACGGGTGGTCGTCGGTTTCCACGGGCCGAGGACGGGGCGGGTCTCCTCCTTCCGGAATCGGGGTCGGTGGGGTGGCAGTCAGCCGGGGGCGGGCAGGGCCTGGACGGCGCCCCAGGCGTCGACGATGTCGGTGGATGCGGGCCAGGCGGGGTCGAATTTCAGCTCGCGTCTTCGGGCGTGGTCGGCGAGTTTCGCGGGGACGTCCAGGAGTCGGGTGCGCAGAGTGGCGGGCTCGGCCCGGGCGAGTTTGCCTTCGGTGGCCAGGAGTTGGAACCAGCGGGCGAGGTCGGTGGCCAGGGCGAGGAGGGTGCACCAGGCTTGGTTGACCTTGAAGTAGCGGGAGGGCATCAGGTTGAGGGAGAGGGCCTTGCCGCGTCGGATGCCGGCCTCGACGTGGGTGTGGGAGCGGGCTCGGGCGTCGAGGAACTGCAGTTGCCCGCCGGTGGTGTTGGTGGCGATGGCCTGGTAGCGGTAGTCGGTCTTCTTCTCGTACGGCTTGAGCTCGCGCTCGTACTTGGGGTGGATGGGTTCGCGGCGAACGATCACCCGCATCCCTTCCGGCCAGCCGGTCAGGTCGAGCATGTCGGTGATCTCGACGAGGTCGGCGTCCTTGCGCGGCTGGCCCTTGTGGTCCAGGGCCGGCGTCCACGCGGTGGCCGGGACCTTGGCCAGGGCCTTCCAGAAGTCGTCGTCGCGGGTGTGGCCGACGGAGTACTCCCAGCGGTTGGTGTCCGCGTACGACCTCAACTACAGAAGCGCGTACGACCTCACGTCCAGAGGTCGGCATCGGGATCATGCCACGGTGTCATCTCCTTCGATAGTGGTGAATCGGTTCTTGAGCCTGAAGCTCGGGCCGTTGATCGAAATGACCTCACAGTGGTGGAGGAGCCGGTCGAGGATGGCGGTGGCCAAGACCTCGTCGCCGAACACCTGGCCCCACTCGCTGAACGATTTGTTCGAGGTCAGCAAGATCGAGCCGGTCTCATACCTTTTCGAGACCAGCTGGAACACGAGGTTCGCCTCGGCCCGGTCCAGGGGCAGATAGCCGACCTCATCGACCACCAGGACGTGGGGCTTGAGGTAGGTACGCATCTTGGCCGCGAGACGCCCCTGGGCCTCTGCTTCCTTGAGCTGGCGGACCATGTCGTCCAGCGAGGTGAAGTAGACGGAGAAGCCGGCCTTGCAGGCCGCTATCGCGAGTCCCACCGCGAGGTGTGTCTTGCCTACTCCGGGCGGACCCATGAAGGCCGCGTTGGCCTTGGCCTCGACGAAGGAGAGGGCAGCGAGGTCCTTGACCTTGCGGACGTCGAGGTCGGGCTGGAAGGCGAAGTCGAAGTCATCCAGGGTCTTGTGGTGCGGCAGCTTCGACAGACGCAGGGCGGTGCGAAAGCGCCGTCCGTCGCGGACGCCGGTCTCTTCTTCCAGGACGAGATCGAGGAAGTCGAGGTAGCCCATCTTGTCGAGGTCGGCGCGGGCGGCCAGCTGCTCGAGACTGGCCGCGAGGTGGGGCAGGTTCAGCTTGTCGGCGTGCTTGCGGATCCGTGCGGTGATCAGGTCACTCATCAGTTCACTCCGGGCATCGTCAGGCCGGCGGCGAGGTCGTAGTCGGCCAGCGGGCGGCGGGAGACGGGGATGCGGGCGACCGCGGTGCGGGCCAGCAGGGCGTCCAGGGAGCCGGATTCAGACCTAGTGACGTCCGGGCGGTCTTGCTGGTCGGGCTCGTCGGCGGTGGTGACGCTGCGGGTGTGGCCGTCCGCGAGGCCATCCCAGTGGGCCTCATCGACCACCCAGCTGCCCCGCACGTCCGCCCGCTGATGGAGCGCGAGCAGGCTGTCGCTGCCCGCGGCCTCATCGAGGTGGTGGATGGCGATCTCGGCCTGCGCGACCCGGACTTCAACCTGCTGACCAGGACGGATACGGCGGGCGGGCACCGAGTAGAGGCTGCCCTCGAAGGAGACCAGGCAGTCCTTGCCGGCCCTGCGCAGGTGCCGCTCGACCACCCGGTAGGGATGCCCGGGCAGCGGGATCAGAGCGGCCCGGTCCTTCACGGCCCGCTCACCGATCACCTCACTGTGGGTGCGGTGGACCTGCCGACGTCGGATCGGCGCCCAGGCCATGAACGCCGCGTCCATCTCCGCGACGGAGCCGAAGGACCGGCCCGCCAGGACGTGATCACGGACAATGTCGACCTGCCTTTCGACGCGTCCCTTCCCCTGGGGCCGATAGGCCGCCAGGACGTCGATGTCGAAGCCGTAGGACGAGGCGAACGCGACCGCCTCGGGATGCAACGGCACCGCCTTGCCCGGCCCAACATGCCGCTTGACCACGGTCTTCGTCCGGTCGTAGACCACCGTGGCCGGAGTACCGCCGAAGTGCTCGAACGCGCGGCGGTGGCAGTCGAAGAACGTCGCCAGGTCCTGCGACGTGGTGAAGCAGCAAAACGGGTCCCGCGCATAGGACAGGACCATGTGAAACGAGTACACCTTGGCGATGCCGGCATGCGCGAGGATGCCGCCCTCATCACCCCAGTCGACCTGGGCCTGGCCCCCGGGCACGACCTCGAACCGGCGGTGCAGTCCGAACAACTGGCCTTCGTCCAGACCGAGTTCGACCCGGATACGGGGCCTGGCCTCGGCGACATACATCTTCACCCGCTGGTAGTGCCCCTCGAAGCCGTATTGATCGACCAGCCGCTCGTGGATCACCGCGGCCTTCAACTTGATGTCGACCCGCAGCCAAGCATCCACCACCGGCGCCAGCTTCGCTATCTTGCGGGGCTGGGTGCCCTTGCGCGACGGCGCCGCCGGCACCACCGCCCCCTCGGCGGCCAGGTACTTCTTCACCGTCCGCCAGTCATGCCCGGTCTCCCGGGCTATCGCGCTGATACTCACGCCCGCCTGATGCAGGGCACGGAACCTACGTAAGTCCATCCATTCCTCCGGATCCAGGATCATAAGAAGCGGTCACCCTTCGGACTCGTCTGCTCGGCCGCTGACGAACCGAAGGGTGATCGCCCCTTGCCTCGAACGTCTCTACGACGCGCCGAGAGCTCTGGACGTGAGGGTGTACGCCGCTATGGAGATGAGGGTGTACGCGGACAGTTGGCCGCGTTGCCGCCGCCGGAGGTGATCCAGGTGAGGAACTCCATCGTGGCTCCGGCGCCGTCGGTGCGGAACAGGACCCGGCGCCGACGGCGGGTGGGCAGCTGACGCAGGCCCTCGATACTCACCGAGATGTGGTCATCGGCGGTGTTGGATCCCGCCGATCCCGGCCGCAGCCGGTTGACCAGGAGTTCTTCGGTGTTGTCGCAGAACATCAACAGCGGGTGGTGGCCATATCCCTTGAAGTTGGGCTCGGCTCCCTCCTTGCCGGAATGCGCCGGGACGACTGAGGCGTCCAGGTCCAGCACCGTGACACCGGTCAGCTCCCGCCCGTTGACCTTGATCCAGGGAAAGCCGCCCGGGCGCAGGTCGAGCTGCTGGTGGACGTGGATACGGGTCCGGGCCCGTGCGGAGGCGATCTTCGTCAGCTGGACCGGTCCGATCGCCTCCAGGGTCCGCCACAGCGTGGACGCCGAGGCCGGGCTGCCCAGGACCAGCGAGGTCTGGCGCATCACATCGATCCCGGCCATCGACCGCGCGCCCAGCAGGACCGCGCAGGCCGCCGAGACCAGGACCGTTCCCCGATCATGGACGGGACGGAAGCCCCGCCGCACCAGGGCAGCCCCGAGCGCGTCGGTCAGCCCGACCTTGTCCGCCAGACGCCGCACCGGCACGATGCCCGCCTTGCCCACCAGCTTCTTCCCGCTTGCGGACAGCGACAGATCATCGGCCCACTCTGTACGCTTCGACACCGGAAGGGTGCCTCCCCTGCACGTGATCCAGTCCTAGAGAAGCTGAATCATCGCAGGTCGGAAGCACCCTTCCTTCATGATGTGACCGACTGTCACTGCGACACCGGGCGCCATGAATTCGTGAGGCTGAGGACTCAGGGTCATTGCGTGATCGAGGTCTGTCTGGGTTTGTCATGTGAGACCGAGGGTTCGTAGGGGCCGGTGGTAGTCGCGGCTGGTGTGGCGGAGGGCGGCGGCGATGTTCGTCTGGCCGTCCTGGCGGAAGGTGCTGATGGCGAGGTTGCGCAGGGAGGCCATGGCGCGGGGCAGGGTGCCGGTGCGGACCTTGGAGTCGTCCTCTCGGAACGTGCGGTCCCGGACGTGGTGCAGGAGGTTCTCGATGCCCCAGTGGCCTCTGATCCATGTGGCGAGCTCGGTGCAGGTGGCGTCGAAGACGCTCAGGCTGGTGATCAGGTAGACGCGCTCGATGGTCAGTTTCCCGGTGCTCAAGTCGCGTCGCCACCGGACGACTTGGATCGCCTGGCGGGCGCCGGGGTAGTCGAGGTGGCTGAATGCGGCCGCTTTGAGCCGGCGGATCTCGTCGCGGTGGTGGGCGTGGTCGCGAGTGCTGTGCCCGAGCGGGATGTCCCGCCAGGGCAGCTTCCTGATCTGGGTGTACAGGCCGGGATGGTTCTTCTTCACGACGGCCACGTAGTGCGCGCCGCGACTGGTCAGATAGGCCCCGTGGTCGTGCTGGGTGTGCAGAGCGTCGGCGGTCACCACCGTGTTCTCCAGCTCGAGACCGTCCAGCAACGGCGCGAAGGAGGGAATCTCGTTGCTCTTGGAAGCGACCTGCCGCTGGGCCAGGACCACGCCGTGGTGGTCCATTGCCGCCAGCAGCTGGATCGCTGCGGCCGTTGCGGTCCGTGAACCGCGGACCACCTTGCCGTCGACCGCGATCACCCGCTGCGTTGGCCCCGCCTTCGTCTCCGGCTTGGCCGGGGGCGGCGTTCTGGCCTGCAGAAACGCGCCGATCGCCGCGTCGAGCGCGTCGCCGTCCACACGCTGCAGCAGGCGGCGCACGGTTGCGGCGTGCGGCACGGGCCGCAGGCCGGTAAGCGGATCGGCAGTGAAACCGAGGACGCCCAGCACATGCTGCGGGGCATCCGCGATCCACTCGCTGATCGCGATGAGCGAGCGGGCCCCGGTCAGCACCGCCGAGGCGGCTGCGCACAGCAATGCGAGGGCGGGATACCGCAGACCTCGCGCATCGCGGGGGTCGGCGACCAGGGTCAGGAAACGCCGCAGGTCAGCGGCATCGCTTGAGGCGAGGGGATCAGTCGGGGAGCCCAGTTGCTCCAGTGCGGAAGGGATGGGCGATGATGTTCGGGCAGGCACG containing:
- a CDS encoding transposase, with the translated sequence MRSYADTNRWEYSVGHTRDDDFWKALAKVPATAWTPALDHKGQPRKDADLVEITDMLDLTGWPEGMRVIVRREPIHPKYERELKPYEKKTDYRYQAIATNTTGGQLQFLDARARSHTHVEAGIRRGKALSLNLMPSRYFKVNQAWCTLLALATDLARWFQLLATEGKLARAEPATLRTRLLDVPAKLADHARRRELKFDPAWPASTDIVDAWGAVQALPAPG
- the istB gene encoding IS21-like element helper ATPase IstB; this encodes MSDLITARIRKHADKLNLPHLAASLEQLAARADLDKMGYLDFLDLVLEEETGVRDGRRFRTALRLSKLPHHKTLDDFDFAFQPDLDVRKVKDLAALSFVEAKANAAFMGPPGVGKTHLAVGLAIAACKAGFSVYFTSLDDMVRQLKEAEAQGRLAAKMRTYLKPHVLVVDEVGYLPLDRAEANLVFQLVSKRYETGSILLTSNKSFSEWGQVFGDEVLATAILDRLLHHCEVISINGPSFRLKNRFTTIEGDDTVA
- the istA gene encoding IS21 family transposase, with protein sequence MDLRRFRALHQAGVSISAIARETGHDWRTVKKYLAAEGAVVPAAPSRKGTQPRKIAKLAPVVDAWLRVDIKLKAAVIHERLVDQYGFEGHYQRVKMYVAEARPRIRVELGLDEGQLFGLHRRFEVVPGGQAQVDWGDEGGILAHAGIAKVYSFHMVLSYARDPFCCFTTSQDLATFFDCHRRAFEHFGGTPATVVYDRTKTVVKRHVGPGKAVPLHPEAVAFASSYGFDIDVLAAYRPQGKGRVERQVDIVRDHVLAGRSFGSVAEMDAAFMAWAPIRRRQVHRTHSEVIGERAVKDRAALIPLPGHPYRVVERHLRRAGKDCLVSFEGSLYSVPARRIRPGQQVEVRVAQAEIAIHHLDEAAGSDSLLALHQRADVRGSWVVDEAHWDGLADGHTRSVTTADEPDQQDRPDVTRSESGSLDALLARTAVARIPVSRRPLADYDLAAGLTMPGVN
- a CDS encoding transposase, giving the protein MSKRTEWADDLSLSASGKKLVGKAGIVPVRRLADKVGLTDALGAALVRRGFRPVHDRGTVLVSAACAVLLGARSMAGIDVMRQTSLVLGSPASASTLWRTLEAIGPVQLTKIASARARTRIHVHQQLDLRPGGFPWIKVNGRELTGVTVLDLDASVVPAHSGKEGAEPNFKGYGHHPLLMFCDNTEELLVNRLRPGSAGSNTADDHISVSIEGLRQLPTRRRRRVLFRTDGAGATMEFLTWITSGGGNAANCPRTPSSP
- a CDS encoding ISAs1 family transposase; protein product: MRTSETVPARTSSPIPSALEQLGSPTDPLASSDAADLRRFLTLVADPRDARGLRYPALALLCAAASAVLTGARSLIAISEWIADAPQHVLGVLGFTADPLTGLRPVPHAATVRRLLQRVDGDALDAAIGAFLQARTPPPAKPETKAGPTQRVIAVDGKVVRGSRTATAAAIQLLAAMDHHGVVLAQRQVASKSNEIPSFAPLLDGLELENTVVTADALHTQHDHGAYLTSRGAHYVAVVKKNHPGLYTQIRKLPWRDIPLGHSTRDHAHHRDEIRRLKAAAFSHLDYPGARQAIQVVRWRRDLSTGKLTIERVYLITSLSVFDATCTELATWIRGHWGIENLLHHVRDRTFREDDSKVRTGTLPRAMASLRNLAISTFRQDGQTNIAAALRHTSRDYHRPLRTLGLT